A genome region from Methanofollis sp. includes the following:
- a CDS encoding response regulator gives MISVLLVDDDPMILDITRLYLERWGEFSVTTCEGATEALDILDNRSFDAIISDYEMPDMDGIEFLKVVRERGETSPFIIFTGHGREEIGIEAHNGGANFYLQKGGDPKKQFATLKNMVVQAVQSNGARQR, from the coding sequence CCTGCTCGTAGACGACGACCCCATGATCCTCGACATCACCCGTCTGTATCTGGAAAGATGGGGCGAATTTTCGGTGACGACATGCGAAGGGGCAACAGAAGCTCTCGATATCCTGGATAACAGATCCTTCGACGCCATTATATCCGATTACGAGATGCCCGATATGGACGGCATCGAATTTTTAAAAGTCGTCAGAGAACGCGGCGAAACTTCCCCATTCATCATCTTCACCGGCCACGGACGGGAGGAGATTGGCATCGAAGCCCACAACGGCGGGGCGAACTTCTACCTCCAGAAAGGCGGCGACCCAAAGAAACAGTTCGCCACACTGAAAAATATGGTCGTGCAGGCGGTCCAGAGCAACGGCGCAAGGCAGCGCTGA